From Sphingobium sp. B2D3C:
CGCGATCATATCGGCAAAGCCTAGCGCATCCTGCACGCGCACGCACCCATGGCTGCGCTGGCGCTGGACGTCATCGAACAGCTGCTTGGCCGGCGTGTCGTGCAGATAGATGGCGTGATCATTCTTCATGTCGAACTTGACCAGTCCGAGCGAATTCTTCGGCCCGGGCTGCTGGACAATCCAGCCGTCCTTCCGCTCCATGTTATTGCGCCGCAGATAGTCCGCGCCCTTGCCGGCCAGTTCCTTCTCCTCGATCGAGCGGGGCACGGTCCAGGTCGGGTTTGCCACGAGGCGATAAATGGGCGATCCGAGCATGGGCGTTTCCCTGTCCGGTTCGCCCACGATCACGCGGCGCACATCGGCCAGCTTGCCGTCGCGCCAGTAGCTCTGCCGGGCCGCCGCAATGTTCACATCGATGCGGGTTGCCGGCGGCGTCCGTTCCAGCCAGCGCATCCGCTCCATGGTCACCGCGATGGCGCGGGCGCGGTCAGCGTCTGACAGGTTGATGATCTTCAGCGCATCGTCGCCGATCACCCCGTCGGTCGCAATGCCATAGTCCGCCTGCATGGCCCGCACGGCGGCCGCGATTGCCGGGGTGTAGCGCGTGTCCGTGCTGGCATTCGCCTTGTCGAGATAACCCGTGGCGACCAGTTGCCGGGATATGGCCGGGATGCGGGGATCGCTCTCACCGGGTTTCAGCGGCACGCTGGTTGCCGGAATTTCGTTGCTGGCGCCATTGCCTTGTTTGCGCAGCGCCAGATAGGTTTCGGACAGCTTGCGATAGCTTGCATCCTGCGGCGCGAGGCTGGCCAGCCAAGCGCCGACCTTGCCTTCCCGCAAGGCCTGCGCAAGCCCCGCGCGAAGATCGGGCGAGGGGCGGGGGACGGTGTAGATTTCATACAGCTTGGTCGGGTCGGTCGCGCCCCGCGCCAGCGCCTGCGCATAAGCGAGCGCGGCCTTGGTTAGCTCCGCATTGCCGGCCTTTTCACCCGAGCCGGCGAGGCCGAAATCCTTCTGGTCCAGCCCATGGGCGGCGCGCTGGGCCAGCGCTTCATTCAGTTGATCGGTTGCTTCGTCGCTCCACTGCATGTCTTCCAGCGCGACGCCGGCCTGATCCTGATTGTCCTTCGTTTTATCGCAACCTGAAAGAAGCAGCGCGACCGCCAGCAACGATGATCCAAAAATTCCAGTGCGCACATATGTCTCCCGACTGCTTGGGTGGGAAACGCGAGGCGCGGGATAACGCTCCCGTTACGGGCGGTTTCAGGCGCGAATTCGGTGGGCTCGCCCGGCTCAGGCGTCGATGACATCCTCATCGACCTGCGCGGCATTCTCCTGAATGAACGCGAAGCGATGCGCGGGATTGGTGCCCATCAGCCGGTCCACCAGATCCTTCACGCCCGCGCGCTCCTCATATTCCTGCGGCAGCGTGATGCGGATCATCTTGCGCTTCTTGGGGTCCATGGTGGTCTCGCGCAGCTGCATGGGATTCATCTCGCCCAGGCCCTTGAAGCGGCTGACCTCCAGCTTCTTGCCCTTGAGTTCGCCACTGCGCAATTTGGCGAGCGCGGCATCGTCCGCCGCATACCAGCTCTTGCCGCCCGCCACGAGGCGATAGAGCGGCGGCTGGGCGAGGTAGAGATGGCCGCGGCGCACAAGCTCGGGCATCTCCTGGAAGAAGAAGGTCATCAGCAAGGTGGCGATATGCGCGCCATCGACATCGGCATCGGTCATGATGACGATGCGCTCATAGCGCAGATTGTCCGGGTTACAGTCCTTCCGCGTACCGCAGCCGATGGCGAGGATCAGGTCCGCGATTTCCTGATTGGCGAGGATCTTGGCAGAGGTGGCCGAAGCGACGTTCAGGATTTTGCCGCGGATCGGCAGGATCGCCTGCGTCTTGCGATCACGCGCCTGCTTGGCGCTGCCGCCGGCGCTGTCGCCTTCCACGATGAACAGTTCGGTGCCCTCGGGGTCATCGGACGAGCAATCGGTCAGCTTGCCCGGCAGACGGACCTTGCGGCCGGAGGTCGCCGTCTTGCGCTTGATTTCCTTTTCCTGCTTGCGGCGCAGGCGCTCGTCCATCCGCTCCAGCACATGGCCGAGCAGCGCCTTGCCCCGGTCCATATTGTCGGTGAGGAAATGGTCGAAATGGTCGCGCATGGCCGCTTCCACCAGCCGCGCGGCTTCGGGACTGGTCAGCCGGTCCTTGGTCTGGCTCTGGAATTGCGGATCGCGGATGAACACGCTCAGCATCAGCTCGCAGCCGGACATGATGTCGTCCGTCTGGATGTCCTTGGCTTTCTTCTGCCCGACCAGCTCGCCAAAGGCGCGGATGCCCTTGGTGACCGCGCCGCGCAGCCCGGTCTCGTGCGTGCCGCCGTCCGGGGTGGGGATGGTGTTGCAGTACCAGCTGGTGGAACCGTCAGACCAGAGCGGCCAGGCGATGGCCCATTCCACGCGCCCGACACCGTCCGGGAAATCCTGCGTGCCGCGGAAGAACTCCGCTGTCGCGCATTCGCGATTGCCCAGCTGCTCGCGCAGATGGTCGGAAAGGCCGCCGGGGAACTGGAACACCGCCTCGGCGGGGGTGTCATCCGTGATGATAGCCGGATCGCATTTCCAGCGGATTTCCACACCGGCAAAGAGATAGGCCTTGGAGCGGGCGAGGCGGTGCAGCCGGGAGGGCTTGAATTTCAGCTCGCCGAAAATATCGCCATCCGGGGTGAAGCTGACGCTGGTGCCCCGCCGGTTGGGCGCCGCACCCACCTTCTCCAGCGGACCCACAGGGTGCCCCTTGGAGAAGCGCTGGCGGAACAGTTCGCGATTACGCGCCACCTCGATCTCGGTGTCGACGGACAGCGCGTTGACCACGCTGATGCCGACGCCATGCAGGCCGCCCGACGTCGCATAGGCCTTGTCCGAGAATTTGCCGCCCGAGTGCAGCGTGGTGAGGATGACCTCCAGCGCCGACTTGCCGGGGAATTTGGGGTGCGGGTCCACTGGGATGCCGCGGCCATTGTCGGTGATCGTCAGCCGATTGCCCGCCTCCAGCGTCGCCTCGATGCGGGTGGCGTGGCCGGCGACCGCTTCGTCCATCGCGTTGTCGAGCACTTCGGAGGCGAGATGGTGCAGGGCGCGCTCATCCGTGCCGCCGATATACATGCCGGGGCGGCGACGCACCGGCTCCAGCCCCTCCAGCACCTCGATCGCGGAGGCGTCGTAGCTTTCGGTTGTGCGGGCGATGTTCTGGTCGAACAGGTTGTCGGACATGCGGGAACTATAGGGCCAGCGGAGTCACGGGCGCAAGCGGCGTGATCTTATCCGGCGGGTGGTGGAACCATGTCGGCGCCCGAGCGCTCTAGCGGATCGATCATCGCAGCGCCGCACCGCGGCCAAATGCAATAGAATAGCTTGCAGATGCAGACAGCTCAGCGAGCAACGAAGTACGCAAAATCAATAATCGCGACCGTTTTGTTCATCTGGCAGCAATATTCGCGGGCAAAGCGTTACAAAAAAGAGACAGGTGTCGTGGTTAACAGAATTTTGTGAGCGAGTTCGCGAAACCAATTCGAGGGGGTGAACGTATTGCGGCCAGCCAGTTCAGAGGCAGGAGATTTATTGTATGAAAAAGATCGCTCTCATTTCGCTCACCACCGCCATGGCAGGCCTGCTGGCCGCTCCGGCTCTGGCGCAGGATGGCGCGGGTGATTGGACCGGTCCGTATGTCGGTGGCTCGCTCGGCATGGCCTGGCAGCCCAATTATGACCGCGACACGCTCGAGACGCTGACCTTCGACACCAACAATGACGGCAATTATGGCGATACCGTTTCCACGGCTGTCCCCGGCAATGCCTTCGCGCCCGGCTTCTGCCGCGGCCGCGCGCTTGGTGCCACGCCCGGCTCCTGTGCCGGTGACAAGGATCGTCGCGTCGCCTGGGGTGTCCATGCCGGTTATGACATGCAGATGGGCAACTTCGTCGTCGGCGCTGTCATCGAAGGCGGTCGCACGATGATCGGTAACTCGGTCAGCGGCTTCAGCACCACTCCGGCCAGCTATGTCCTGTCGCGTCGGATCGACTGGGATGCCAACGCCCGTCTGCGCGCCGGTCTGGCACTCGGCACCGGTACGCTGATCTACGGCACCGGCGGTGTGGCTTACGCCAAGATCAAGAACAACTTCGCCACCAGCAACACCTTCAACACCTTCACCGAGTCCAACGAAAGCGCGGACGAGTGGGGCTGGACTGCTGGCGGCGGCATCGAGCAGCGCGTGAGCCAGAACTTCTCGATCGGCGTGCAGTATCGCTACACCCGCTTCAACACGGATGGCTACACGGTTCGCGCCGGCCAGGGCACGCCGCCCTCGCTGACGAACCCGTTCGTGATCACGCCGGCTGGCTTCACCGACATTCAGCGCACCAACGATGTGTTCGATCATCACACCGTTCGCGCGACGGCAAGCTTCCGCTTCTAAGATCGATTGCGCCCTCCCGCTTCACAAGGCGGGAGGGCGTACATCGCACTTGAATGCCAGATACAGAAAAGGGGCCGAAACCGGCCCCTTTTTTATGTCATCGCTTGATGCCTCAGCGCACCCGTGGGCCGCCATAAGGCATGGGCGGCGGGGGACGGCGCGTGCCACGCGGCAGCTGCGCCTGATAGGCCCGCCCGCAATGTTCCACGCAATAAGGGAAGCCAGGGTTCACCTTTTCACCGCAGAAGTGGAAGTCCGGCTCGCCCGGATGGCCCATCGGCCATTTGCAGATCTTCTCGTTGAGATCGAGCAGGCTCGTCTTGTCCGCGATTTCCGGGCTGGGCTTGGCCGGAACCAGCCGGCGCGGCGGTGCCGGCGGAATCGGCTGCTGCATCTCGCCCGGGCCCTGCCGCAGGAAGCCGCCGGGGCCAACCGAGACGATCCGGGGCTGGGGCGGCGGCGGCGGGGCGTCGGTTGCAGGCTGGGCCGCGACGGGCGGCTGCGGCCGTGCTTCCACCACCGGCGGCGCCTTGGGCTGCGGCTTTGCGATGCGCGGCTCGGGCGCCGGCGCGGCTTCCGCCTTGGGTGCGGCGGGTGCCGGCGGAGGCGCGGCCTTGCGGCTTTGCGGCGCAGCAGCGCGGCTGGAGTCCGCCGCCTTCACGGGGGAGGGGCGCGACTGCAGGCCAAGGCGGTGCGCCTTGCCGATCACGGCGTTGCGGCTCACGCCGCCCAGCTCTTCAGCGATCTGGCTCGCAGTCATGCCGCGCTCCCACATCTGCCGGAGCTGATCGATGCGTTCGTCTGTCCAGGACATGCCTATTCCTTCAAATGATCGGGTCATATGGGCATCCATGGCCCAAAGGTCAAACGACCTGTCATCGACAAAGCCGGGCGGCACAGTATCGCTGTGCCATTGCTGCTGCGGGTGGGACGCGATAGGGCAGTTTCATGGCCGAACCTGCTTCCTCGCACACCCAACCGCTCATTCGTCATGAACCGGGCGTTCCCGTCATCCACGGCGTCAACTGGTCCGGGATGAAGGCGCTCTACCTCAAGGAAGTCCGCCGCTTCCTCAAGGTGCATCTGCAGACGATCTGGGGGCCGGCGCTTACCAGCCTGTTGTTCCTGATCATCTTCACCGTCGCGCTGGGGCGTGGCGGCCTGATGGTGATGGGCGTGCCCTTCGCTGATTTCGTGGCGCCCGGCCTCATCATCATGGCGATGGTGCAGAACAGCTTCCAGAATACCGCCACCGTGGTGCTCGCCGGCAAGCTGCAGGGGACCATCGTCGATTATCTCATGCCGCCTTTCTCCGCCGGGGAACTGCTGTTCGCCCTCGTCGCGGCCTCGGTGACCCGTGCGGCCTTTGTCGGTGGCGCGATCTGGCTGGCGATGCTGGCCTGGCCGGGCGTCCATGTGGCCCCGCATCATCTCTGGGCCGTCGTCTATTTCGGCATTGCTGGCTCGGCGATGCTGGGCTTCCTCGGCATTCTCACCGGCATCTGGGCGGAGAAGTTCGATCATGCCGCGGCCGTTACTAACTTCCTCGTCGCGCCGCTCTCGCTGCTCTCCGGCACCTTTTACTCGATGGACCACGTTTCGCCGATCATGCGGGCGATCAGCCACGTCAATCCGTTCTTCTACGCGATTTCGGGCTTCCGTTATGGCTTCCTCGCCGCGGCCGATTCGCCCATCGCGGTGGGCGCGGCGCTCCTGCTCGCGCTCAACCTCGTGCTGGCCGCCGTCTGCTATATCGGGCTGCGGCAGGGGTGGCGGATCAAATCCTGAAGACAGGCATAGCCCCGACTGCAACAGGCGAGGCGCCGCCCGTCAGTTCAGTGCCAGTAGCTCGGGTCGAGCGCATAATGCCCGCCGCGATGCTCGCCGAACAAGGCGGTGACAGCCGGATGATCGATCGGCTCGTCGGTTCCGTCGGCCACCAGATTCTGCTGGCTCACATAAGCAACATAGGTCGCTTCGCCATTGTCCGCGAACAGATGGTAGAAAGGCTGGTCCCGCTCCGGCCGCATCGCCTCGGGAATGGCCTCATACCATTCCTCGCTGTTGGAAAAGACCGGATCGATATCGAACACAACCCCGCGAAACCCCAGCAGGCGGTGCCGGACCTTCTCCCCAATGCCGAAATGCGCGTGCGACACGCGATGGGCGGCACTGATCGTCGGAATGTGCGTCACGGAAGAGAATGACTTGCGGGCTTGGGCTTGATTCATGAGACAGATTTAGTGTCGCCGGCACCGAGTGCAAGTTTTCCCGCACCGACTGCTTGGCAAAGCCCCGATCATCCGCTAACAGCGCGCGCTCGACTACCGCAGCGGCGCTCTCATTCAGGGCACTGCGACGCGAAAACCTCTGCGGAGAGGTGGCAGAGTGGTCGAATGCGCCGCACTCGAAATGCGGTGTACGGGCAACCGTACCGTGGGTTCGAATCCCACCCTCTCCGCCAGTTCCCGCACCTCAGTGATCGCTCCCGATCCAGCGCGTACGCAAATTTTCTCGAAAATCCTAAGGTTTCGGGAGAGGGGCCATCCGTCTCCGTCCGCGGTAGATCGCGTGCAAACTCGGCCGGTTTTTTGACCGATTTTACGGCTTAATCCATTGTAATACCCGGCATGCCGCCATGGCTTATGCGCACGCGGCACAAACTCAACGTCAAGCATCTATTCCGACGGCGGCCTCTATTTGCGAGTCCGTAACTCCGGGACTTGGTCGCCCTTCAAGCAGACCTTCCGTGAATGTCAGTTCTCCCCTAAGCCTGTCATTGGCACGTGCTTGAAACAGGCGCGTGGAAGCGCCGGCATAGCCGACATTCACTGCTCGAATGGTCGCTGAAACCTGCCCTTTGTTCATTAGACGTTTGCTAAAACTCGGGACCGATGTTGCGACACCATTTTAATGGAACGTATCGGCTGACGTGTTGCATGCGCTGTTGGCCCTTGTCCTACGAGCGACGCGCGACACCCGAAGCGTTCTGCAAATATCCGAACTATTCCGGCGCTACCTCGATTGTCACGTTGTCCAATTGCCCGTTAAAGGCGAAGGGGGCCGTGAAGCTGCCGTCCAGCGTGTCGAAGCTGCGCCCGATGGCGCCGCCGCCGCGAACGATGGCGGGAATGGTCCGCTTGATCGGACCCTGGCCTACAGTGACGCCATCCACGTGTAACACGGCATCGCCGGGCTTGCCCTGCCCATTGTCGGTCACCGCAACCGAGATGCGGTGCTTGCCGGCGGGCAGGGCAGGGCCCTGCAGGCGCAGAATGTCGCCGGGTGAATCCGAGGCCTTGTAGAGGAAGGTCGGTCGCCCGCCTGTCATGTAGAGGCTCCAGCCGCCATAACGGCTGCCGTTCATGACCAGCGTGCCCTCGTCGCGTATGCCTTTCGCAAGGGCGATATCCGCCTCTGCCCGCCACGAGCGGCCGGCCAGATCAGGGAAGCCGGGGCCGGTGATCGGCCGTGACGTGGGCTGGTAGGTGAAGCGTGTCTCCCCGGCCAGCAGCGTGGGGCGATTGCGGCTCGACCAGCGCGCGAAGGAGCGGTTGTCGAGCGGCAGAATGTCCCCGCTCTTGGCGTCCGCCCAGAACTGGTCGATCATCGATTTCAGCCGCTCCGGCTCCTCCGCCGCCAGATTGCGCGACTGGGAGAAGTCCTCGGAGAGATTATAGAGCTCCCAGCCATTGTCGGTGGGCAGGCCGCCGGGCCCGGCGAAATCCCACGGTGCGCGGGTCGGGGTACTGCTGAGGAACCAGCCGTCGCGGTACAGGCCGGCATTGCCCTGCAGTTCGAAAATCTGCTCGTGGCGGCGGTCTGGCGCATCGGCCTGCCCGAAACTATAGGCCATGCTGATGCCATCGAGCGGCATCTGCGTCACCCCGTCCACCTGCTCGGGCGGCGTGATGCCCACCGCCTCATAGATGGTCGGGACGATGTCCGCGACATGGTGGAACTGCGTGCGCACTTCGCCATGCGCCTTGATCCGCGCAGGCCAGGAGACCACCAGACCATTGCGCGTGCCACCGAGATGGGAGGCAACCTGCTTGGTCCACTGGAACGGCGCGTTCATCGCCCAGGCCCAGCCGACGGGGTAATTATTATAGAGTTCCGGGCCGCCCAGCTTGTCGATCTGGCCGAGCATTGTCGGGAGATCGGGGCGCATCCCGTTGATCGCCGCGATGTCGTTTGTTGATCCGTTCAGGCCGCCTTCGCCGCTCCCGCCATTGTCACCCTGGATGTAGATGACGAGCGTGTTCTCAAGCTGGCCGGAAGACCGCAGCGTCTCGATGACCCGGCCGATCTGGTGATCCGCATAGGAGAGGGCGCCCGCGTAGGTCTCCATCATCCGGGCGTAGAGCCGCCGCTCGTCCGGGCCGAGCGTGTCCCAGGCGGGAATGGAGGCGGGGCGCGGC
This genomic window contains:
- a CDS encoding L,D-transpeptidase family protein, whose product is MRTGIFGSSLLAVALLLSGCDKTKDNQDQAGVALEDMQWSDEATDQLNEALAQRAAHGLDQKDFGLAGSGEKAGNAELTKAALAYAQALARGATDPTKLYEIYTVPRPSPDLRAGLAQALREGKVGAWLASLAPQDASYRKLSETYLALRKQGNGASNEIPATSVPLKPGESDPRIPAISRQLVATGYLDKANASTDTRYTPAIAAAVRAMQADYGIATDGVIGDDALKIINLSDADRARAIAVTMERMRWLERTPPATRIDVNIAAARQSYWRDGKLADVRRVIVGEPDRETPMLGSPIYRLVANPTWTVPRSIEEKELAGKGADYLRRNNMERKDGWIVQQPGPKNSLGLVKFDMKNDHAIYLHDTPAKQLFDDVQRQRSHGCVRVQDALGFADMIARDEGVTAEWQKARETGKESFVPLPREIPVRLLYQTVIFDDAGEPVVRDDPYGWNNPVAAALGFGSGSERRVRGDRGDIGP
- the parE gene encoding DNA topoisomerase IV subunit B, with protein sequence MSDNLFDQNIARTTESYDASAIEVLEGLEPVRRRPGMYIGGTDERALHHLASEVLDNAMDEAVAGHATRIEATLEAGNRLTITDNGRGIPVDPHPKFPGKSALEVILTTLHSGGKFSDKAYATSGGLHGVGISVVNALSVDTEIEVARNRELFRQRFSKGHPVGPLEKVGAAPNRRGTSVSFTPDGDIFGELKFKPSRLHRLARSKAYLFAGVEIRWKCDPAIITDDTPAEAVFQFPGGLSDHLREQLGNRECATAEFFRGTQDFPDGVGRVEWAIAWPLWSDGSTSWYCNTIPTPDGGTHETGLRGAVTKGIRAFGELVGQKKAKDIQTDDIMSGCELMLSVFIRDPQFQSQTKDRLTSPEAARLVEAAMRDHFDHFLTDNMDRGKALLGHVLERMDERLRRKQEKEIKRKTATSGRKVRLPGKLTDCSSDDPEGTELFIVEGDSAGGSAKQARDRKTQAILPIRGKILNVASATSAKILANQEIADLILAIGCGTRKDCNPDNLRYERIVIMTDADVDGAHIATLLMTFFFQEMPELVRRGHLYLAQPPLYRLVAGGKSWYAADDAALAKLRSGELKGKKLEVSRFKGLGEMNPMQLRETTMDPKKRKMIRITLPQEYEERAGVKDLVDRLMGTNPAHRFAFIQENAAQVDEDVIDA
- a CDS encoding outer membrane protein, producing MKKIALISLTTAMAGLLAAPALAQDGAGDWTGPYVGGSLGMAWQPNYDRDTLETLTFDTNNDGNYGDTVSTAVPGNAFAPGFCRGRALGATPGSCAGDKDRRVAWGVHAGYDMQMGNFVVGAVIEGGRTMIGNSVSGFSTTPASYVLSRRIDWDANARLRAGLALGTGTLIYGTGGVAYAKIKNNFATSNTFNTFTESNESADEWGWTAGGGIEQRVSQNFSIGVQYRYTRFNTDGYTVRAGQGTPPSLTNPFVITPAGFTDIQRTNDVFDHHTVRATASFRF
- a CDS encoding GcrA family cell cycle regulator, which translates into the protein MSWTDERIDQLRQMWERGMTASQIAEELGGVSRNAVIGKAHRLGLQSRPSPVKAADSSRAAAPQSRKAAPPPAPAAPKAEAAPAPEPRIAKPQPKAPPVVEARPQPPVAAQPATDAPPPPPQPRIVSVGPGGFLRQGPGEMQQPIPPAPPRRLVPAKPSPEIADKTSLLDLNEKICKWPMGHPGEPDFHFCGEKVNPGFPYCVEHCGRAYQAQLPRGTRRPPPPMPYGGPRVR
- a CDS encoding ABC transporter permease; the encoded protein is MAEPASSHTQPLIRHEPGVPVIHGVNWSGMKALYLKEVRRFLKVHLQTIWGPALTSLLFLIIFTVALGRGGLMVMGVPFADFVAPGLIIMAMVQNSFQNTATVVLAGKLQGTIVDYLMPPFSAGELLFALVAASVTRAAFVGGAIWLAMLAWPGVHVAPHHLWAVVYFGIAGSAMLGFLGILTGIWAEKFDHAAAVTNFLVAPLSLLSGTFYSMDHVSPIMRAISHVNPFFYAISGFRYGFLAAADSPIAVGAALLLALNLVLAAVCYIGLRQGWRIKS
- the hspQ gene encoding heat shock protein HspQ, translating into MNQAQARKSFSSVTHIPTISAAHRVSHAHFGIGEKVRHRLLGFRGVVFDIDPVFSNSEEWYEAIPEAMRPERDQPFYHLFADNGEATYVAYVSQQNLVADGTDEPIDHPAVTALFGEHRGGHYALDPSYWH
- a CDS encoding arylsulfatase produces the protein MSRLISTSCLTFICASSAALVHAQPAGAGQAEVRSAPAQTAGAILPTPEQRFEGKIGRTLAHSDPPKYAPLPKPPAGAPNVLVIITDDVGFGATTPFGGPVPTPTFEALARDGLRYNRFHTTALCAPTRASLLTGRNPHRVGFGAITEMGTGYPGYTTILPKSAATVGEVLRQHGYGTAWFGKNHNTPEWEQSAAGPFDRWPNGLGFDYFYGFMGGATSLWNPSLFENQLPLARGNFPPGYHLERDMADHAIEWIRMQGISAPGRPFFMLYAPGTSHSPHHAPADWIARFKGQFDQGWDKMREQILARQIAAGVVPAGTKLTPRPASIPAWDTLGPDERRLYARMMETYAGALSYADHQIGRVIETLRSSGQLENTLVIYIQGDNGGSGEGGLNGSTNDIAAINGMRPDLPTMLGQIDKLGGPELYNNYPVGWAWAMNAPFQWTKQVASHLGGTRNGLVVSWPARIKAHGEVRTQFHHVADIVPTIYEAVGITPPEQVDGVTQMPLDGISMAYSFGQADAPDRRHEQIFELQGNAGLYRDGWFLSSTPTRAPWDFAGPGGLPTDNGWELYNLSEDFSQSRNLAAEEPERLKSMIDQFWADAKSGDILPLDNRSFARWSSRNRPTLLAGETRFTYQPTSRPITGPGFPDLAGRSWRAEADIALAKGIRDEGTLVMNGSRYGGWSLYMTGGRPTFLYKASDSPGDILRLQGPALPAGKHRISVAVTDNGQGKPGDAVLHVDGVTVGQGPIKRTIPAIVRGGGAIGRSFDTLDGSFTAPFAFNGQLDNVTIEVAPE